A genomic region of Vespa crabro chromosome 19, iyVesCrab1.2, whole genome shotgun sequence contains the following coding sequences:
- the LOC124430558 gene encoding zinc carboxypeptidase-like, which produces MYKLLILSLVALVAAQKASYENYQVFSVLPSTESQLEILSQIEDYDGFSLWKTLSAVNMTVDIMVAPNKLADFFDLMNVLGTPYKKFIDNVQDLIDSEMPKGQLASLDGFSLNTYHTIDEIYAHLDNLAKDYPDNVKVIIGGSSYEGRQIKGVKLSFGQNKSGIVIEGGIHAREWISPATVLYIIDRLLNSADPEISSLAEAHDWYIFPSVNPDGYAYTHTKNRLWRKTRKPYSFFCYGSDPNRNWGYKWNTGGSSSNACSETYAGSSAFSEIETKTLSQYLRSISDKFFAFISFHSYSQLLLFPYGHTREHLENYDDLLAIGKKSINALAKRYGTSYQTGNVAETIYIATGSSVDWIKGTLHKQIAYTYELRDTGRYGFLLPANQIIPTGEEIMDSLVTMFKEVAARGYK; this is translated from the exons ATGTATAAACTCCTTATTCTGTCGTTGGTCGCCTTGGTGGCAGCCCAAAAGGCGTCCTACGAAAATTACCAAGTCTTCAGTGTTCTTCCATCAACGGAATCACAATTGGAAATTCTTAGTCAGATCGAGGATTACGATGGC tTCTCACTTTGGAAAACATTATCTGCGGTGAACATGACTGTGGACATCATGGTAGCACCAAACAAGTTAGCAGATTTCTTCGATCTGATGAATGTTCTTGGTACACCCTACAAGAAATTCATCGACAACGTTCAAGACTTGATCGATTCCGAGATGCCGAAGGGACAGTTAGCCAGTTTAGATGGCTTTAGCCTTAACACGTATCACACGATCGATGAAATTTACGCACATTTGGACAATCTCGCTAAAGATTATCCTGACAACGTCAAGGTCATTATAGGTGGATCAAGTTATGAGGGTCGTCAAATCAAAGGAGTGAAATTGAGTTTCGGCCAAAACAAATCTGGCATAGTAATTGAGGGTGGAATTCACGCGAGAGAGTGGATATCACCTGCCACCGTTTTGtatattatcgatcgtttGTTGAACAGTGCTGATCCAGAAATTAGTTCACTTGCCGAAGCACATGACTGGTATATCTTCCCGAGCGTCAATCCCGATGGTTATGCCTACACGCATACCAAA AATCGTTTGTGGAGAAAAACGCGCAAACCTTACTCGTTCTTCTGCTACGGTTCCGATCCAAATAGAAACTGGGGATACAAATGGAAca CCGGTGGCTCAAGTTCGAATGCTTGCTCGGAGACATACGCTGGAAGTTCCGCATTCTCGGAAATCGAAACAAAGACTCTGTCCCAATACTTACGATCGATATCTGACAAGTTCTTCGCGTTCATCTCTTTTCATAGTTACTCGCAATTATTACTCTTCCCTTACGGTCACACGAGGGAACATCTTGAAAATTACGACGACTTG TTGGCGATCGGTAAAAAGTCGATAAATGCGCTTGCTAAAAGGTATGGAACCTCTTATCAAACTGGAAATGTTGCCGAAACTATAT ACATCGCTACCGGAAGTAGCGTAGATTGGATCAAAGGAACTCTGCACAAACAAATCGCCTACACCTATGAATTGCGTGATACCGGAAGATACGGATTTTTACTTCCGGCAAATCAAATCATTCCCACGGGAGAAGAAATTATGGACTCTTTGGTAACTATGTTCAAAGAAGTGGCTGCACGAGGTTATAAATGA
- the LOC124430557 gene encoding zinc carboxypeptidase A 1-like isoform X2 gives MTMRITTMNRLYVFLFLASISASEKIRYDGHKLYKVHVDNYDSLNALTNMQEDEGYNFWNLTRMNDSSLIVVAPKRIDEFEKIVNSNKMSATLMMDDLQRYIDEENPNVDGRRTFDWTAYYRLDVNRLWRKNLKRYGLRCKGVDLNRNWESHWAEIGTSSNPCAETYPGPKAFSEIESKSMSRFLKSIPEKLTAYLAFHSFSQLLLIPFGHSNERIDNYDDLMEIGKFSVKALSKRYGIDYTVGNVVDVIYPAAGSSMDWVRAAIGPRITYTYELRDKGRYGFLLPANQIIPTGEETMDSLIGMFQKALDLGYGSRP, from the exons ATGACGATGAGGATAACGACGATGAACCGGTTatacgttttcctttttctcgcgAGTATCTCTGCATCGGAAAAGATACGTTACGACGGTCATAAACTCTACAAGGTCCATgttgataattacgatagtttGAATGCCTTAACGAATATGCAAGAAGACGAGGGTTATAATTTTTGGAATTTAACGAGGATGAATGATTCCTCGTTAATCGTCGTTGCTCCAAAAAGAATCGATGAGTTTGAAAAGATCGTTAACAGTAACAAAATGTCAGCCACGTTAATGATGGACGATCTTCAACGTTATATCGACGAAGAGAATCCGAACGTCGATGGGAGACGCACTTTTGATTGGACAGCTTATTATAGGCTCGACGTg aatcGATTGTGGAGGAAGAATTTGAAACGATACGGGCTGAGATGTAAAGGCGTTGATCTCAATCGAAATTGGGAATCTCATTGGGCAG AAATAGGAACAAGTTCTAATCCCTGCGCTGAAACATATCCAGGACCCAAAGCATTCTCTGAAATCGAATCGAAGTCGATGTCAAGGTTTCTGAAAAGTATACCGGAAAAATTGACGGCTTATCTAGCCTTCCATAGTTTCAGCCAATTGTTGCTTATACCGTTCGGTCATAGCAACGAAAGAATCGACAATTACGACGATCTTATGGAAATAGGAAAGTTCTCCGTCAAGGCTCTATCCAAGAGATACGGTATCGATTACACCGTTGGAAACGTAGTCGATGTTATTT ATCCAGCAGCTGGTAGTTCGATGGATTGGGTTCGTGCCGCGATTGGTCCTCGTATAACTTACACGTACGAGCTTCGTGATAAAGGCCGATACGGTTTTTTGTTACCAGCTAATCAAATCATTCCTACGGGAGAGGAAACGATGGATTCCTTGATCGGCATGTTTCAAAAAGCATTGGATCTTGGATATGGATCACGACCATAA
- the LOC124430552 gene encoding acetyl-coenzyme A synthetase has product MADRIYHPNRDLARNAYCSSMEQYRQMYNNSVKNPVKFWSEIANKFYWETPATDDKFYSYNFDTSKGEIFIKWMEGAKTNISFNLLDKNVNDGKGDEIAFHWEGNDPNDHSKISYRKLLAKVCKFANVLRSKGVTKGDRVVIYMPMILELPIAMLACTRIGAVHCVVFAGYSSDALAERILDAKAKILITVNLAKRGEKLLFPKYICDSAMEKVASHGHNVETCIVVSHSTRLTNKRPSLDENGTGSWNSERDCCWHVEMEKVESKCEPVWMDAEDPLFILYTSGSTGKPKGVLHTIAGYMIYAATTFKYVFDYHPGDIYWCTADIGWITGHTYVVYGPLANSATSVLFEGTPFYPENDRYWMIVDKYKVTQFYTSPTAIRSLIKFGDEFVKKHNLSSLKVLGSVGEPINSEAWLWLYNLVGHGKCSIVDTFWQTETGGHVITPLPGATPMKPGSATFPFFGVLPELLDEDGHVIEGEGEGYLVFRQPWPGMMRSLFGNHQRFQNTYFDRFHGYYCTGDGARRDADGYLWVIGRIDDMLNVSGHLMSTAEVESVLTSHSSIAEAAVVSKNHPVKGQCLYCFITPNEGIKFEKKLQDEIKQRVREKIGPFAQPDVIQHAPGLPKTRSGKIMRRILRKIAAGDRNVGDISTLADEAIVDLLFQLRPQV; this is encoded by the exons atggCAGACAGGATATACCATCCGAATCGTGACCTGGCGCGAAATGCTTACTGTTCGAGTATGGAACAATACAGGCAGATGTATAACAA cTCTGTGAAAAATCCGGTCAAGTTCTGGAGCGAGATCGCGAACAAATTTTATTGGGAAACACCGGCGACTGATGACAAATTCTATTCATATAACTTCGATACATCCAAAggcgaaatatttattaaatggaTGGAAGGCGCCAAAACCAATATCAGTTTCAACCTACTCGACAAGAACGTGAACGATGGCAAGGGCGATGAAATAGCATTTCATTG GGAAGGTAACGATCCGAACGACCATTCGAAGATATCCTATAGAAAGTTGCTAGCAAAGGTATGCAAATTTGCAAACGTTCTAAGGTCGAAGGGAGTGACAAAGGGAGACAGAGTGGTCATTTATATGCCAATGATTCTCGAGCTTCCTATCGCGATGTTGGCTTGCACAAGAATCGGTGCGGTTCACTGCGTAGTC TTCGCAGGATACTCGTCCGATGCCTTGGCAGAACGTATATTAGATGCCAAAGCGAAGATTCTCATAACTGTTAATCTAGCCAAGAGGggagaaaaattattgtttcctAAATATATTTGCGACAGTGCTATGGAAAAAGTTGCATCGCATGGCCACAATGTCGAGACATGCATAGTAGTTTCTCATTCGACCAGATTGACCAACAAACGTCCTAGTTTGGACGAAAATGGCA CTGGATCCTGGAATTCCGAACGTGACTGTTGTTGGCACGTAGAAATGGAGAAAGTGGAAAGTAAATGCGAGCCAGTGTGGATGGACGCGGAAGATCCACTTTTCATTCTCTATACCAg CGGTTCTACTGGTAAACCAAAAGGAGTCCTTCATACAATAGCAGGTTACATGATTTACGCGGCAACGACGTTCAAATATGTCTTTGATTATCATCCTGGAGATATCTATTGGTGTACCGCAGATATCGGTTGGATTACTGGTCACACTTACGTCGTTTATGGCCCACTGGCTAATAGTGCGACCTCGGTCCTA TTCGAAGGTACACCGTTCTATCCCGAAAACGATCGATACTGGATGATCGTAGACAAGTACAAGGTCACTCAATTTTATACGTCTCCAACCGCGATCAGATCGCTCATAAAGTTTGGGGACGAGTTCGTAAAGAAGCATAATTTGTCCAGTTTGAAG GTTCTCGGCTCGGTCGGCGAGCCGATTAATTCCGAAGCTTGGTTGTGGTTATACAACTTGGTTGGTCATGGCAAGTGTAGTATCGTCGATACATTCTGGCAAACGGAAACTGGTGGTCACGTCATCACACCATTACCAGGTGCGACCCCAATGAAGCCAGGATCAGCG ACCTTTCCCTTCTTTGGAGTACTACCGGAATTATTGGATGAAGATGGTCATGTGATCGAGGGCGAAGGAGAAGGAtatctcgtttttcgacaaccTTGGCCAGGCATGATGAGAAGTCTCTTTGGGAATCATCAACGTTTTCAAAACACCTACTTCGATAGATTTCACGGATATTATTGCACGGGCGATG GTGCCAGACGAGACGCAGATGGTTATCTATGGGTAATTGGCCGTATTGATGACATGTTGAATGTTTCTGGGCATCTCATGTCTACGGCAGAAGTAGAAAGTGTTTTAACAAGTCATTCGTCGATTGCCGAAGCCGCCGTAGTTAGCAAAAATCATCCTGTGAAAGGTCAATGTCTTTATTGTTTCATTACACCTAATGAAGGTatcaaatttgaaaagaaattacagGACGAAATTAAGCAAAGAG TGCGAGAAAAGATTGGACCTTTCGCCCAACCGGATGTTATTCAACATGCACCTGGCTTGCCAAAAACGAGATCAGGTAAAATTATGAGGCGTATATTAAGGAAGATCGCGGCTGGTGACAGAAACGTCGGTGACATATCAACTCTCGCCGACGAGGCCATCGTTGATCTTCTTTTCCAACTTAGACCACAAGTCTAA
- the LOC124430553 gene encoding 4-coumarate--CoA ligase 1-like, which produces MVVDKLINDTSNFITKDNILKGIEKPVSLEYTNIGKLLLDRMKAKPDFVGQIDVITEETYTFAEMFDRTVKCALWLRQQGIKANDVIAVCAPNIMDSFAPIFASFSLAAISTSWNTEMDIREARFFMKLSNPKVVFTEENLVETLIEAAKLENHDIKIVVFGKTSNAIPFSKVLEDHKKSDVDNFECSPVDNVYDTAIIAYSSGTTGLPKGVQISHYACLYQAVFTEDTKICNIRLWMTPYFWITGILLTLKSTINYYKRFLYPKFEEEMMCKIIEKYKVAWLFLSPSMANRIMKSGYLKKYDLSTIENIFITGGIFNAESQRTLKEYLINATITQLYGSTEMCSSMMIQKPYHKLESIGTVSKNVQVKIIDVETGNTLGPNKTGELLGKSLIMTKGYYNNPQATKEAIDADGWFHTGDLAYYDEEGQFFFVDRLKEMIKYRGYQVSPCEIENLLQTHPDVVETAVVGVPNLQDDEHPVAFVIKVPGSKVTERELQELVAKNMTERNHLRAGVIFLEKMPYTPSEKISRRELKAIAKRHFCK; this is translated from the exons atGGTGgtcgataaattaataaac GATACGtccaattttattacaaaagataatatattgaaaggCATAGAAAAACCTGTATCCTTGGAATATACAAACATCGGAAAGTTGTTGTTGGATCGAATGAAGGCTAAACCCGACTTTGTCGGTCAG ATTGATGTGATTACCGAGGAGACGTATACTTTTGCTGAAATGTTTGATCGTACTGTAAAATGTGCTCTATGGTTGCGTCAACAAGGAATCAAAGCTAACGATGTGATCGCCGTATGCGCTCCCAATATTATGGACAGTTTTGCTCCAATTTTTGCTAGTTTCAGTCTGGCAGCAATTTCTACTTCTTGGAACACTGAAATGGATATAA GAGAGGCACgttttttcatgaaattatCCAATCCAAAGGTCGTTTTTACGGAAGAAAATTTGGTTGAAACATTAATCGAGGCAGCGAAACTCGAGAATCACGATATCAAAATTGTTGTCTTTGGTAAGACTTCGAATGCTATTCCTTTTTCGAAGGTACTTGAGGATCATAAGAAATCCGACGTGGATAATTTTGAATGTAGTCCAGTCGATAACGTTTACGATACAGCGATAATCGCTTACTCATCCGGTACGACTGGACTTCCTAAAGGAGTACAAATTTCCCATTACGCTTGTTTGTATCAAGCTGTCTTTACCGAAGATacgaaaatttgtaatattcgaTTATGGATGACACCGTATTTTTGGATCACTGGAATATTGTTAACGTTGAAATCcacgattaattattacaaaaggtTCCTTTATCCTAAATTCGAAGAGGAGATGATGTGTAAAATCATAGAAAAGTATAAG GTGGCATGGCTGTTTCTATCACCTAGCATGGCGAATAGAATAATGAAATCAGGATATCTTAAAAAGTACGACTTGTCTACCattgaaaatatctttataactGGTGGTATATTTAACGCGGAAAGTCAAAGAACGCTTAAGGAATACTTGATTAATGCAACGATAACGCAACTGTACG gATCGACAGAAATGTGTAGTTCTATGATGATTCAAAAGCCATATCACAAACTTGAGTCAATTGGTACGGTATCTAAGAACGTTCAAGTCAAGATCATCGATGTAGAAACCGGAAATACATTGGGTCCAAATAAGACTGGTGAACTTTTAGGAAAATCGCTAATAATGACCAAgggttattataataatccacAGGCGACCAAAGAGGCGATCGATGCTGatg GATGGTTTCACACCGGTGATCTCGCCTATTACGATGAGGAAGgccaatttttctttgttgatAGActgaaagaaatgataaagtaCAGAGGTTATCAAGTTTCGCCTTGCGAGATTGAGAATCTCTTGCAAACTCATCCCGACGTTGTCGAGACTGCGGTTGTGGGTGTTCCTAATCTGCAGGACGATGAGCATCCCGTCGCTTTTGTCATCAAAGTTCCCGGTTCGAAG GTAACCGAACGAGAACTTCAAGAATTGGTGGCGAAAAATATGACTGAACGTAATCATTTACGCGCGGGTGtgatatttttagaaaaaatgcCTTATACACCTTCTGAAAAAATATCTAGAAGAGAGCTCAAAGCCATCGCTAAAAGGCATTTCTGCAAATGA
- the LOC124430557 gene encoding zinc carboxypeptidase-like isoform X1 — MTMRITTMNRLYVFLFLASISASEKIRYDGHKLYKVHVDNYDSLNALTNMQEDEGYNFWNLTRMNDSSLIVVAPKRIDEFEKIVNSNKMSATLMMDDLQRYIDEENPNVDGRRTFDWTAYYRLDVIYQWMESLAQEHSKIVKIVNGGVSTLGRPIKGLMLRFNPNQNTSIFLESGIHAREWISVATTTYVANELIFNEDPAIRTLAESYVWYIFPIFNPDGYEYSHTTNRLWRKNLKRYGLRCKGVDLNRNWESHWAEIGTSSNPCAETYPGPKAFSEIESKSMSRFLKSIPEKLTAYLAFHSFSQLLLIPFGHSNERIDNYDDLMEIGKFSVKALSKRYGIDYTVGNVVDVIYPAAGSSMDWVRAAIGPRITYTYELRDKGRYGFLLPANQIIPTGEETMDSLIGMFQKALDLGYGSRP; from the exons ATGACGATGAGGATAACGACGATGAACCGGTTatacgttttcctttttctcgcgAGTATCTCTGCATCGGAAAAGATACGTTACGACGGTCATAAACTCTACAAGGTCCATgttgataattacgatagtttGAATGCCTTAACGAATATGCAAGAAGACGAGGGTTATAATTTTTGGAATTTAACGAGGATGAATGATTCCTCGTTAATCGTCGTTGCTCCAAAAAGAATCGATGAGTTTGAAAAGATCGTTAACAGTAACAAAATGTCAGCCACGTTAATGATGGACGATCTTCAACGTTATATCGACGAAGAGAATCCGAACGTCGATGGGAGACGCACTTTTGATTGGACAGCTTATTATAGGCTCGACGTg ATATATCAATGGATGGAAAGTCTCGCTCAGGAACATTctaaaatcgttaaaattgtgaACGGTGGAGTCAGTACCCTTGGAAGGCCTATAAAAGGTTTAATGCTTCGTTTTAATCCTAATCAAAATACGTCGATCTTCTTGGAAAGTGGAATTCACGCGAGGGAATGGATATCGGTAGCCACAACTACATACGTGGCAAACGAATTGATATTCAACGAAGATCCTGCTATTAGGACTTTGGCGGAGTCCTATGTTTGGTATATATTCCCAATTTTCAATCCAGATGGTTACGAATATTCACATACTACG aatcGATTGTGGAGGAAGAATTTGAAACGATACGGGCTGAGATGTAAAGGCGTTGATCTCAATCGAAATTGGGAATCTCATTGGGCAG AAATAGGAACAAGTTCTAATCCCTGCGCTGAAACATATCCAGGACCCAAAGCATTCTCTGAAATCGAATCGAAGTCGATGTCAAGGTTTCTGAAAAGTATACCGGAAAAATTGACGGCTTATCTAGCCTTCCATAGTTTCAGCCAATTGTTGCTTATACCGTTCGGTCATAGCAACGAAAGAATCGACAATTACGACGATCTTATGGAAATAGGAAAGTTCTCCGTCAAGGCTCTATCCAAGAGATACGGTATCGATTACACCGTTGGAAACGTAGTCGATGTTATTT ATCCAGCAGCTGGTAGTTCGATGGATTGGGTTCGTGCCGCGATTGGTCCTCGTATAACTTACACGTACGAGCTTCGTGATAAAGGCCGATACGGTTTTTTGTTACCAGCTAATCAAATCATTCCTACGGGAGAGGAAACGATGGATTCCTTGATCGGCATGTTTCAAAAAGCATTGGATCTTGGATATGGATCACGACCATAA
- the LOC124430758 gene encoding uncharacterized protein LOC124430758 yields MACELINSNNDFIIKDNILKGKEEPLSTEYTNIGQLLLDRMKAKPDLIGQIDVITEETYTFAEMFDRTVKCALWLRQQGIKANDVVAVCAPNIMDSFAPFFATFCVGAIFTAWNVAMDIREARHFMKLSGAKIAFTDESAVDIMLEAAKLENYDIKIVVLDKALNALSFSKVLEGHSKFDVENFECAQIDNFHNTAALLFSSGTTGNPKGVRISHFFLLNYLLLPNDFNVIGVPFWLSQYFWISGILLTFNSVVNYNRRLLYPAFEEEMICKIIEKYKVTWIFLSPSMANRILKSGYLKKYDVSSIRKVCVGGAIFTAESQIKLQECLSNGDVIQMYGLTEVGLITVQKPHHKAGSVGTVRRNAQIKIVDLKSKCALGPNQTGELFGKSLTMMKGYYNNPQATKDAIDDDGWFHTGDLAYYDENGEVFIVDRLKETMKYRGIQISPTEIENLLQSHPDVVEVAVVGVPHLQDDEHPIAFVTKVPGSKVSERELQELVAKNMTDPYHLRGGVKFLEKMPYTGSRKISRKNLKAMAKSYESAIDIKVRLNIPLVENIQSTNMDRKLINSKTDFIKEGNVFKGKEVPFSTEYTNIGQLLLDRMKDKPDFVGQIDVITEETYTFGEMFDRTVKCALWLRQQGIKANDVVAVCTPYIMDSFTPIFASFCVAAIFTSWNYSTDIGEARYLMKLSGAKIVFADESSVGIMLEAAKLENHDIKVVVFGKASNALPFAKVLEGHNKSDVEKFECTQVGNIQDTAAILYTSGTTGLPKGVKISHSALLCNALLPSYIKGDIVPLWMTPYFWISGVLLTLSSVVNHTRRLLYPSFDEEMTCKIIEKYKVTWVFMSPSMANRLIKSGYYNKYDVSSAMYLCVSGCIFSARSQAHLQECFPNGHVIQIYGITELGGTVTSQKLHHKAGSVGEIAKNVQIKIVDTETKSTLGPNKIGEIFIKSLNMMKGYYNNPQATKDAIDKDGWFHTGDLAYYDEDGEFFIVDRLKETMKYRGIHISPSQIEKLLQTHPDVIEVAVVGVPHLLDNEHPIAFVTKVPGSKLSERDLQEMVEKNMADFNHLRGGVKFLEKMPYTGSRKISRKDLKAMAKSYQVE; encoded by the exons ATGGCCTGTGAATTGATAAAT AGTAACAatgatttcattataaaagataatatattgaaaggCAAAGAGGAACCTTTATCTACGGAATACACGAACATTGGACAATTACTTTTGGACAGAATGAAGGCTAAACCTGACTTGATTGGTCAA ATAGACGTTATCACCGAGGAGACATATACTTTTGCCGAAATGTTTGATCGAACTGTAAAATGTGCACTATGGTTGCGTCAACAAGGAATCAAAGCTAACGATGTGGTCGCCGTATGCGCTCCCAATATTATGGACAGTTTTGCACCATTCTTCGCTACCTTCTGCGTGGGAGCAATCTTTACTGCATGGAACGTCGCAATGGATATAC GAGAGGCAAGacattttatgaaattatcaGGTGCAAAAATTGCTTTTACTGACGAAAGTGCGGTAGACATAATGCTGGAAGCGGCGAAACTCGAGAATTACGATATCAAGATTGTCGTACTCGATAAGGCTTTAAATGCTTTGTCCTTTTCGAAAGTACTTGAAGGTCATAGCAAGTTCGATGTGGAGAATTTTGAATGTGCGCAAATCGATAACTTCCATAATACAGCTGcacttcttttttcgtctGGTACTACTGGGAATCCTAAAGGAGTTAGAATCTCGCATTTCTTTCTATTGAATTATCTACTCTTGCCGAACGATTTCAATGTCATAGGAGTTCCATTCTGGCTGTCGCAATACTTTTGGATTAGTGGAATTTTGTTAACATTCAATTCTGTGGTGAATTATAACAGAAGACTACTTTATCCTGCATTCGAAGAGGAGATGATATGtaaaatcatagaaaaatataag GTAACATGGATTTTCTTGTCTCCCAGCATGGCAAATAGAATATTGAAATCAGGCTATCTTAAGAAATACGACGTCTCCAGTATTAGAAAAGTATGCGTTGGTGGAGCTATATTTACCGCAGAAAGTCAAATTAAGCTCCAGGAATGCTTGTCAAATGGCGATGTCATACAAATGTACG gATTGACTGAAGTTGGCCTTATAACAGTTCAAAAGCCACATCACAAAGCAGGTAGCGTTGGAACGGTACGAAGGAATGCTCAAATCAAAATCGTcgatttaaaaagtaaatgCGCATTGGGCCCAAACCAGACAGGTGAACTTTTTGGAAAATCGTTAACTATGATGAAGGGTTATTACAACAATCCTCAGGCAACGAAAGATGCGATCGATGACGACG GATGGTTTCATACCGGTGATCTTGCGTATTACGACGAGAACGGTGAAGTTTTCATCGTCGATAGACTGAAGGAGACAATGAAGTACAGAGGAATTCAAATCTCTCCAACCGAAATTGAGAATCTTTTGCAATCTCATCCCGATGTTGTTGAGGTTGCTGTTGTTGGTGTTCCTCATCTTCAGGACGATGAGCATCCTATCGCTTTTGTTACCAAAGTTCCCGGTTCGAAG GTGTCTGAACGTGAGCTTCAAGAATTGGTAGCGAAAAATATGACAGATCCCTATCATTTACGAGGTGGTGtgaaatttttagaaaaaatgcCTTATACGGGTTCTAGGAAAATATCCAGGAAAAATCTTAAAGCAATGGCTAAAAGCTATGAGTCc GCTATAGATATTAAAGTAAGACTGAATATACCTCTAGTTGAAAATATACAATCGACAAACATGGATCGTAAATTGATAAAC AGTAAGACCGATTTCATTAAGGAAGGTAATGTATTCAAAGGCAAAGAAGTACCTTTTTCTACGGAATACACGAACATTGGACAATTACTTTTGGACAGAATGAAAGATAAACCGGACTTTGTCGGTCAG ATAGACGTTATCACCGAGGAGACATATACTTTTGGCGAAATGTTTGATCGAACTGTAAAATGTGCACTATGGTTGCGTCAACAAGGAATCAAAGCTAACGATGTGGTCGCCGTATGCACTCCTTACATTATGGACAGTTTTACACCAATTTTCGCTAGTTTCTGCGTGGCAGCAATTTTTACATCCTGGAATTACTCAACGGACAtag GAGAGGCAAGATATCTTATGAAATTATCAGGTGCAAAAATTGTTTTTGCGGACGAAAGTTCGGTAGGCATAATGCTGGAAGCGGCGAAACTCGAAAATCACGATATCAAGGTAGTCGTTTTCGGTAAGGCTTCGAATGCTTTGCCCTTTGCAAAAGTACTCGAAGGTCATAACAAATCCGACGTGGAGAAATTTGAATGTACGCAAGTCGGCAACATTCAAGATACAGCAGCTATTCTCTATACATCTGGTACAACTGGCCTTCCTAAAGGAGTTAAGATTTCACATTCCGCTCTTTTATGTAATGCACTCTTACCAAGTTATATCAAAGGCGATATAGTTCCACTTTGGATGACGCCATACTTTTGGATTAGTGGAGTTTTATTAACCTTGAGTTCTGTAGTGAACCATACCAGAAGACTCCTTTATCCTTCATTCGATGAGGAAATGACGtgtaaaattatagaaaagtaTAAG GTTACATGGGTCTTCATGTCTCCTAGCATGGCGAatagattaataaaatcaggttattataacaaatacgACGTATCCAGTgctatgtatctatgtgttAGTGGTTGTATATTTAGCGCAAGAAGTCAAGCTCATCTTCAAGAATGCTTTCCAAATGGCCACGTTATACAAATATACG gaATAACCGAGCTTGGCGGCACTGTAACGTCTCAAAAGCTACATCACAAAGCAGGTAGCGTTGGAGAGATAGCAAAAAACGTTCAAATCAAGATCGTCGACACAGAAACTAAAAGTACATTAGGTCCAAATAAGATAGGTGAAATCtttataaaatcgttaaatatgATGAAgggttattataataatccccAGGCAACGAAAGATGCGATCGATAAAGatg gatGGTTCCATACTGGTGATCTTGCGTATTACGACGAGGACGGTGAATTTTTCATCGTCGATAGACTAAAGGAGACAATGAAGTACAGAGGAATTCATATCTCTCCATCCCAAATTGAGAAACTTTTGCAAACTCATCCTGATGTAATCGAGGTTGCAGTTGTGGGTGTGCCCCATCTTCTAGACAATGAGCATCCCATCGCTTTTGTTACCAAAGTTCCCGGTTCGAAG TTATCCGAACGAGACCTTCAAGAAATGGTGGAAAAAAATATGGCAGATTTCAATCATTTACGAGGCGGTGtgaaatttttagaaaaaatgcCTTATACGGGCTCTAGGAAAATTTCCAGGAAGGACCTTAAAGCAATGGCTAAAAGTTATCAGGtcgaatga